A window of Veillonellales bacterium genomic DNA:
AGGCAATGGGCCATCGCTCCCAAGACGATAGCCACTGCATTTATCAAATTGGGCCAATGCGTTATCCAACAGCTATCTGATCCGCCGCCGTCCATGGTATATTATAAAATCACACATACCTGTCCCAAGCCGGTAACCATGGAGAGCCTCAATATATTGAACCGCTATCTGGGGCTGATTAATCAATAGGAGACTCTTCTATTGTTTTGTCGATGTTCACAATAAGCATCGAATTTTCGCTAAAGAATGGGGTTGTTTGCTGGTTCTTTTTCTAACACTGCTCAAACCGGCGCGAAGAATTTCAATTTCTTTGTTTAGTGTTGTCACGTTCAACATGGATTTCCGCTTACTTATAACGAAACTTTCTGAAATGCTTAGTGAAATCAATGCTTTCCGGGATTTCGCCGTAGCAAGTACTACGTTATGAGTCAAAGACACGTAACGATTTGTAGTTTTCAGCGATGACAAAGGTTCGAGACCATTTTGCTAAGTTTTTCAGAAATTCAGATCTACTGCGGTTGATCGTACGCTTTCTTAAACAGGGATCATGGAACAGGGCAAAAACGATGTGACGGAAATGGGAACGCCACAAGGGGGGGAATTATATCTCCTACTTTGGCGAACGTATACCTGCACTATGTACTGGACCTGTGGTTCACCGTCAAAGTGAAACGGGAAAGCAGGGGAGAGGCATATCTCATCCGGTATACCGATGACTTTCTGTGCTTCTTCCAGTACCAAGAAGATGCTGAAACTTTTAATCAGAAGCTCATTGAGCGATTGAGGAAATTCAATCTGGAGATAGCGGAAGGCAAAACAAAAGCATTGAATTTGGACGCTTTGCGCAAGAAAGGCGTGCACGGCGAGGAGAAGGTAAACCGGGAACTTTTGATTTTCTCGGATATACGCATTACTGTAACCAGAGTCAAAATGGAAGATTCCGCGTCAAGAGGGCAACCAGTAGGAAGAAATTCCGAGCGAAGCTAACAAGCCAACCGCTTTTGCACAATGGCTTCACGAGAATATGCATACAGAGATAGGAGAGCTAGTAAGACAAGTTAATGCTAAGTTAGTTGGGCATTACCGCTATTACGGGGTAACCGATAACAGCGGCAGAATTCATGGCTTTGCATATTTCATACGGCGTAACCTTTTCGCTGCGCTGAATCGTCGGAGCCAGAAAAAGAGTCTTACATGGGAAAAAATTCGCAAAACTTAACGAGCGATTCCCACTTGCAAGGCAAGAATCTATGTGAATGTATATAGCTAACGAAGTGAATGATGTTGTGAAGAGCCGGATGCCTTAATAGGGCACGTCCGGTTCTGTGAGGGTTGTGCACCGTGAGGTGGCGCTTCTACTCGACCACGTGTCCTGCACTTTTGAGGAGAGGAGGCCTAACTTTATAAATGTGAATTACTGCGATAGAGCGAGATAAACAAAGAAAAACGTTTGATTATTAAGGGAGGAGATAGAATGAAAAAATTAGGTTTGGTCGGGGGGATGGGCCCGGAGTCTACTATCCTTTATTATCATGACATTGTGTACGGCGTCCAGAAGAACGTCGGTGGCGGTTACTTCCCCAATTTAACCATTGAAAGCGTAAATGTATTTGAGGTTCTGAGATTATGTCGGGAAGGAAAATTTAGTGAACTGGTGGACTACCTTATGCAGGCAATCAACAATTTGACTGCCTGCGGCGCTGAGTTTGCCGCTTTGTCAGCCAACACACCGCACATCGTATTCGACGAATTGAAGAAAAAATCCCCCATCCCGCTCGTAAGTATAATTGACACGGCCTGCAAGGAAGCAAAAAGACGGAATTTTACAAAGCTGGGCTTGCTGGGAACGGTATTTACAATGACCGATGAGTTTTTCAAGGAGC
This region includes:
- a CDS encoding amino acid racemase — protein: MKKLGLVGGMGPESTILYYHDIVYGVQKNVGGGYFPNLTIESVNVFEVLRLCREGKFSELVDYLMQAINNLTACGAEFAALSANTPHIVFDELKKKSPIPLVSIIDTACKEAKRRNFTKLGLLGTVFTMTDEFFKEPFIDSGIEIIIPKEQEMSLINEKISGELELGIIKDETLQAFLRIIKRMEREEGIQAIILGCTELPLILNDEVTPIPCLDTMKIHVQALVDTITERL
- a CDS encoding reverse transcriptase domain-containing protein → MSPTLANVYLHYVLDLWFTVKVKRESRGEAYLIRYTDDFLCFFQYQEDAETFNQKLIERLRKFNLEIAEGKTKALNLDALRKKGVHGEEKVNRELLIFSDIRITVTRVKMEDSASRGQPVGRNSERS